In the Malania oleifera isolate guangnan ecotype guangnan chromosome 1, ASM2987363v1, whole genome shotgun sequence genome, one interval contains:
- the LOC131152906 gene encoding replication protein A 14 kDa subunit B-like: MDTSNPAVFVNMDLLRMYVGRKVRAVVQVIRSDGGVIIGKSTDDQQIVVKGSPPAALTTFVEVIGVADSNQSIRAEIWTNFGDSFDTHNYNQICVLANGEFKHLFI; this comes from the exons ATGGATACATCAAACCCTGCAGTTTTTGTGAACATGGATTTGCTGCGTATGTATGTGGGACGGAAGGTTCGAGCAGTGGTTCAAGTCATTCGTTCTGATGGTGGTGTCATAATTGGTAAATCTACAGATGATCAGCAGATAGTTGTAAAAGGCTCCCCACCTGCTGCTCTAACAACTTTTGTTGAGGTAATTGGTGTTGCAGACAGTAACCAATCCATCCGTGCTGAAATATGGACCAACTTTGGCGATTCATTCG ATACTCATAATTACAATCAGATTTGTGTACTTGCAAATGGGGAGTTCAAACATTTGTTTATTTAA